One stretch of Pseudomonas sp. NC02 DNA includes these proteins:
- the rpoC gene encoding DNA-directed RNA polymerase subunit beta', with protein MKDLLNLLKNQGQVEEFDAIRIGLASPEMIRSWSFGEVKKPETINYRTFKPERDGLFCAKIFGPVKDYECLCGKYKRLKHRGVICEKCGVEVALAKVRRERMAHIELASPVAHIWFLKSLPSRIGLLMDMTLRDIERVLYFESYVVIDPGMTTLEKGQLLNDEQYFEALEEFGDDFDARMGAEAVRELLHAIDLEHEIGRLREEIPQTNSETKIKKLSKRLKLMEAFQGSGNLPEWMVLTVLPVLPPDLRPLVPLDGGRFATSDLNDLYRRVINRNNRLKRLLDLSAPDIIVRNEKRMLQEAVDALLDNGRRGRAITGSNKRPLKSLADMIKGKQGRFRQNLLGKRVDYSGRSVITVGPTLRLHQCGLPKKMALELFKPFIFGKLEMRGLATTIKAAKKMVERELPEVWDVLAEVIREHPVLLNRAPTLHRLGIQAFEPVLIEGKAIQLHPLVCAAYNADFDGDQMAVHVPLTLEAQLEARALMMSTNNILSPANGEPIIVPSQDVVLGLYYMTREAINAKGEGRVFADLQEVDRVFRAGEAALHAKVKVRIHETINDRDGGSVKNTRIVDTTVGRALLFQVVPPGLSYDVVNQPMKKKAISKLINQCYRVVGLKETVIFADQLMYTGFAYSTISGVSIGVNDFVIPDEKAAIIGAATDEVKEIESQYASGLVTQGEKYNKVIDLWSKANDEVSKAMMSNLSKERVIDRHGVEVDQESFNSMYMMADSGARGSAAQIRQLAGMRGLMAKPDGSIIETPITANFREGLSVLQYFISTHGARKGLADTALKTANSGYLTRRLVDVAQDLVVTEVDCGTEHGLLMTPHIEGGDVVEPLGERVLGRVIARDVFKPGTEEVIVPAGTLVDEKWVEFIELNSIDEVIVRSPISCETRYGICAKCYGRDLARGHQVNIGEAVGVIAAQSIGEPGTQLTMRTFHIGGAASRTSAADSVQVKNGGTVRLHNLKHVERVDGHLVAVSRSGELAIADDYGRERERYKLPYGAVISVKEGDKVDAGAIVAKWDPHTHPIVTEMKGTVTYVGMEEGITIKRQTDELTGMTNIEVLDAKDRPAAGKDIRPAVKMVDDNGKDLLLPGTDVIAQYFLPANALVGVADGAKIAIGDVIARIPQETSKTRDITGGLPRVADLFEARRPKEASILAEVSGTIAFGKETKGKRRLVITPNDGSDPYEELIPKWRHLNVFEGEQVNRGEVISDGPSDPHDILRLLGVSALAKYIVNEIQDVYRLQGVKINDKHIETILRQMLRKVEIAESGDSSFIKGDQMELTHVLVENERLANDEKFVSKFTRVLLGITKASLSTESFISAASFQETTRVLTEAAVTGKRDYLRGLKENVVVGRLIPAGTGLAYHSERKRRRELDKPLRVSASEVEAALTEALNSSGN; from the coding sequence TTGAAAGACCTACTGAATTTGCTGAAAAACCAGGGTCAAGTCGAAGAGTTCGACGCCATCCGTATTGGGTTGGCATCGCCTGAGATGATCCGTTCGTGGTCGTTCGGTGAAGTTAAAAAGCCGGAAACCATCAACTACCGTACGTTCAAACCAGAGCGTGACGGCCTGTTCTGCGCCAAGATCTTTGGCCCGGTAAAGGATTACGAGTGCCTGTGCGGTAAGTACAAGCGCTTGAAGCACCGTGGTGTGATCTGCGAGAAGTGCGGCGTTGAAGTTGCACTGGCCAAGGTTCGTCGTGAGCGCATGGCGCACATCGAGCTGGCTTCGCCGGTTGCCCACATCTGGTTCCTGAAATCACTGCCGTCCCGTATCGGCTTGCTGATGGACATGACCCTGCGTGATATCGAACGCGTTCTCTACTTCGAGAGCTATGTCGTTATCGATCCAGGCATGACCACCCTTGAAAAGGGTCAGCTGCTGAACGACGAGCAGTATTTCGAAGCGCTGGAAGAGTTCGGCGACGATTTCGATGCCCGCATGGGTGCCGAAGCTGTCCGCGAACTGCTGCACGCTATCGACCTGGAACACGAGATTGGCCGTCTGCGTGAAGAAATTCCGCAAACCAACTCCGAAACCAAGATCAAGAAACTGTCCAAGCGTCTGAAGTTGATGGAAGCCTTCCAGGGTTCCGGCAACTTGCCAGAGTGGATGGTGCTGACCGTTCTGCCGGTTCTGCCGCCAGACCTGCGTCCGCTGGTACCGTTGGATGGTGGTCGCTTCGCGACTTCCGACCTCAACGACCTGTACCGTCGCGTGATCAACCGTAACAACCGCTTGAAGCGTCTGCTCGACCTGTCCGCTCCGGACATCATCGTGCGCAACGAAAAGCGTATGTTGCAGGAAGCTGTCGATGCCCTGCTCGACAACGGTCGTCGTGGCCGCGCTATCACCGGTTCGAACAAGCGTCCTCTGAAATCCCTGGCTGACATGATCAAGGGTAAGCAGGGTCGTTTCCGTCAGAACTTGCTCGGTAAGCGTGTTGACTACTCCGGTCGTTCGGTAATTACCGTAGGCCCGACCCTGCGTCTGCACCAGTGTGGTCTGCCGAAGAAGATGGCTCTCGAGCTGTTCAAGCCGTTCATTTTCGGCAAGCTGGAAATGCGTGGTCTCGCGACCACCATCAAAGCTGCCAAGAAAATGGTCGAGCGCGAGCTGCCAGAGGTTTGGGACGTTCTCGCTGAAGTGATCCGTGAACACCCGGTTCTCCTCAACCGTGCACCGACCCTTCACCGTCTGGGTATCCAGGCGTTTGAACCAGTACTGATCGAAGGTAAGGCTATCCAGCTGCACCCGCTGGTCTGTGCTGCGTACAACGCCGACTTCGACGGCGACCAAATGGCCGTGCACGTACCGCTGACGCTGGAAGCCCAGCTGGAAGCGCGTGCGTTGATGATGTCGACCAACAACATTCTGTCGCCAGCCAACGGTGAGCCAATCATCGTTCCGTCGCAGGACGTTGTATTGGGTCTGTACTACATGACTCGTGAAGCGATCAACGCCAAGGGCGAAGGTCGTGTGTTCGCGGATCTGCAGGAAGTTGACCGTGTGTTCCGTGCCGGCGAAGCCGCACTGCACGCCAAGGTTAAAGTCCGCATCCACGAAACCATCAACGATCGTGACGGTGGCAGCGTCAAGAACACCCGTATCGTCGACACCACTGTCGGCCGTGCGCTGCTGTTCCAGGTTGTTCCACCTGGCCTGTCGTACGACGTGGTCAACCAGCCAATGAAGAAAAAGGCGATCTCCAAGCTGATCAACCAGTGCTACCGCGTGGTTGGTTTGAAAGAGACCGTTATCTTCGCTGACCAGTTGATGTACACCGGTTTTGCTTATTCGACCATTTCCGGCGTTTCCATCGGTGTTAACGACTTCGTTATCCCGGACGAGAAAGCCGCCATCATCGGTGCTGCCACCGATGAAGTGAAAGAGATCGAAAGCCAGTACGCCTCCGGCCTGGTAACCCAGGGCGAGAAGTACAACAAAGTGATCGACCTTTGGTCCAAGGCCAACGACGAAGTGTCGAAGGCGATGATGTCGAACCTCTCGAAAGAGCGTGTTATCGACCGTCATGGCGTGGAAGTCGATCAAGAGTCGTTCAACTCGATGTACATGATGGCCGACTCGGGCGCACGGGGTTCTGCTGCGCAGATCCGTCAGCTCGCCGGTATGCGTGGCCTGATGGCCAAGCCGGACGGTTCCATCATCGAAACGCCGATTACTGCGAACTTCCGTGAAGGTTTGAGCGTACTTCAGTACTTCATCTCGACTCACGGTGCTCGTAAAGGTCTGGCGGATACCGCGTTGAAAACCGCTAACTCCGGTTACCTGACTCGTCGTCTGGTAGACGTTGCGCAAGACTTGGTTGTGACTGAAGTTGACTGCGGCACCGAACACGGTCTGCTGATGACTCCGCACATCGAAGGCGGCGACGTTGTAGAACCGTTGGGTGAGCGCGTACTGGGTCGAGTAATCGCCCGTGACGTATTCAAGCCAGGTACCGAGGAAGTCATCGTTCCTGCCGGCACCCTGGTAGACGAGAAGTGGGTCGAGTTCATCGAACTCAACAGCATCGACGAAGTGATTGTTCGCTCGCCGATCAGCTGCGAAACCCGCTACGGCATTTGTGCCAAGTGCTACGGCCGTGACTTGGCTCGTGGTCACCAGGTGAACATCGGTGAAGCGGTCGGCGTTATCGCTGCCCAGTCCATCGGTGAGCCGGGTACCCAGCTGACCATGCGTACGTTCCACATCGGTGGTGCGGCAAGCCGGACCTCCGCAGCCGACAGCGTTCAGGTGAAGAATGGCGGTACCGTCCGTCTGCACAACCTGAAGCACGTTGAGCGAGTGGATGGCCACTTGGTTGCTGTGTCCCGTTCCGGTGAGCTGGCAATCGCTGATGACTACGGTCGTGAGCGCGAGCGTTACAAGCTGCCTTACGGTGCTGTGATTTCGGTTAAAGAAGGTGACAAGGTCGACGCTGGCGCAATCGTGGCCAAGTGGGATCCGCACACTCACCCAATCGTTACCGAAATGAAAGGTACCGTGACCTACGTGGGCATGGAAGAAGGCATCACGATCAAGCGTCAGACTGACGAATTGACCGGTATGACCAACATTGAAGTACTCGACGCCAAAGACCGTCCAGCTGCAGGCAAAGATATCCGTCCTGCCGTGAAGATGGTTGATGACAACGGCAAGGATCTGTTGCTGCCAGGCACTGACGTTATCGCTCAGTACTTCCTGCCAGCCAACGCCCTGGTCGGTGTTGCGGATGGTGCGAAGATCGCGATCGGTGATGTTATCGCTCGTATCCCGCAAGAAACTTCGAAGACCCGTGACATCACCGGTGGTCTGCCGCGTGTTGCCGACTTGTTCGAAGCTCGTCGTCCGAAAGAAGCGTCGATTCTGGCTGAAGTCAGCGGCACCATCGCGTTCGGTAAAGAGACCAAGGGCAAGCGCCGCCTGGTTATCACCCCGAACGACGGTAGCGATCCGTACGAAGAGCTGATTCCGAAGTGGCGTCACCTGAACGTCTTCGAAGGCGAACAGGTAAACCGCGGCGAAGTTATCTCCGACGGCCCGAGCGATCCACACGACATCCTGCGTCTGCTGGGTGTGAGTGCGCTGGCCAAGTACATCGTTAACGAGATCCAGGACGTTTACCGTCTGCAAGGCGTGAAGATCAACGATAAGCACATCGAGACCATCCTGCGTCAGATGCTGCGTAAAGTTGAAATCGCTGAATCCGGCGATTCGAGTTTCATCAAGGGCGACCAGATGGAACTGACTCACGTACTGGTAGAGAACGAGCGCCTGGCGAACGACGAGAAATTCGTTTCCAAGTTCACTCGTGTGTTGCTGGGTATCACCAAGGCGTCGTTGTCCACTGAGTCGTTCATCTCGGCGGCCTCCTTCCAGGAGACCACTCGCGTACTGACCGAAGCAGCGGTAACCGGCAAGCGCGATTACCTGCGCGGCCTGAAAGAAAACGTGGTTGTGGGTCGTCTGATCCCGGCCGGTACCGGTTTGGCCTACCACAGCGAGCGTAAGCGTCGCCGTGAACTCGACAAGCCGTTGCGCGTAAGCGCCAGTGAAGTGGAAGCTGCACTGACCGAAGCGCTGAACTCAAGCGGTAACTGA